One window from the genome of Toxotes jaculatrix isolate fToxJac2 chromosome 17, fToxJac2.pri, whole genome shotgun sequence encodes:
- the prox2 gene encoding prospero homeobox protein 2, whose translation MNLSLPDQNMHSSSEGCIEDDKPDVMLPCFRRNMYDEPLASYSSGSIISQLLRKTIHNKRALDESHFYLSSSAAADSSQEDQSSVSSKDSTVEAASPSGHISTGNSPDGEHAMTDHLQAKRARVENIIRVMAGSPNGKQHGDVERSDTEARDTREAREAYRENKRKQRLPQHQEHSVSGPATRRPGSSNSDNCNNKDEECHKLKEQLHSMQRLLRQLQEKFLQVYNQDDPEHDDRDETEIAVEHDTLAESTESRYISAEDDFERKNSRVTAACKDRMKVVGYLVHQRENQNLQETLKQELSWAVNECVDRVFKKMSPQGLDLSPQPCMCSSPEMQISVGADRKSQQASSTHEQPQSEEAAVKPRSLEYYESSEAQSPQDQTEALSLVVRKPAVTPLSSVTPTVKRPYPVHQTPFQFNYSTPLHDSQILEHLLKYGPHSNFGGLPCMPPSMDRTSPDSVDLPWDTIAMRSKVTSSHLGHHPRPSTLGAVTVDNLCLPHVKIECGELQSMAERNPYMSLNIQEGLTPSHLKKAKLMFFYTRYPSSNVLKTFFPDVKFNRCITSQLIKWFSNFREFYYIQMEKFARQAIVDGISEVKDITVSRDSELFRALNMHYNKANDFHVPDRFLEVAEITLHEFYNAISAAKDSDPSWKKAIYKVICKLDSDVPEEFKTSSFL comes from the exons ATGAACCTCAGTCTTCCTGACCAGAACATGCACAGCTCTAGTGAAGGCTGCATAGAGGACGACAAACCTGATGTCATGTTACCTTGCTTCCGCAGAAACATGTATGACGAGCCTCTGGCGTCATACTCCAGTGGATCCATCATCTCTCAACTCCTTCGCAAGACAATTCACAACAAGCGGGCATTAGATGAAAGCCATTTTTACCTTTCCAGCTCTGCTGCCGCTGACTCTAGCCAGGAAGACCAGAGCAGTGTGTCCTCCAAGGACAGCACCGTGGAAGCAGCCTCCCCAAGTGGTCACATCTCTACAGGAAACAGCCCGGACGGAGAGCATGCCATGACTGACCACCTGCAGGCCAAGAGGGCCAGAGTGGAGAACATCATCAGGGTCATGGCTGGCTCTCCCAACGGCAAGCAGCATGGAGACGTTGAGAGGTCTGACACAGAAGCCAGAGACACCAGGGAGGCCAGGGAAGCATACAGGGAGAACAAACGTAAACAGAGGTTGCCTCAGCATCAGGAACACAGTGTTTCAGGACCAGCGACCAGAAGACCTGGAAGCAGCAATAGTGATAACTGTAACAACAAGGACGAGGAGTGTCACAAGCTGAAagagcagctccacagcatgCAAAGGCTCCTGCGTCAGCTCCAGGAAAAGTTCCTTCAAGTTTACAACCAGGACGATCCTGAACATGATGACAGAGACGAGACAGAAATCGCTGTCGAGCATGACACCCTGGCAGAAAGCACAGAGTCACGCTACATAAGCGCTGAAGATGATTTTGAGCGGAAGAATAGCAGAGTGACTGCAGCATGTAAGGATCGAATGAAAGTAGTTGGTTATCTGGTACACCAAAGAGAGAATCAGAACCTACAGGAAACCCTGAAGCAGGAGCTCTCCTGGGCTGTTAATGAGTGTGTGGACAGGGTGTTCAAGAAGATGTCTCCCCAAGGACTGGACCTGTCCCCTCAGCCATGCATGTGCTCATCTCCAGAGATGCAGATAAGTGTGGGTGCAGACAGGAAGAGCCAGCAGGCCAGCTCCACCCATGAGCAGCCACAGTCTGAGGAGGCTGCAGTCAAACCGCGCTCTTTGGAGTACTATGAAAGCTCTGAGGCTCAAAGCCCACAGGATCAGACAGAGGCACTGTCACTGGTGGTCCGCAAGCCGGCAGTGACCCCCCTGAGCTCAGTCACACCGACAGTGAAAAGGCCCTATCCTGTGCATCAGACACCATTTCAGTTCAATTACAGCACTCCTCTGCATGACAGCCAGATCCTAGAGCACCTTCTTAAGTATGGGCCTCATTCCAACTTTGGGGGTCTGCCTTGCATGCCCCCATCGATGGACAGGACCTCCCCAGACTCGGTGGACCTTCCCTGGGACACCATCGCCATGAGGTCCAAAGTGACATCCAGCCACCTTGGACACCACCCTCGTCCCTCCACCCTGGGGGCAGTGACAGTCGACAATCTGTGCCTCCCTCACGTGAAGATCGAGTGTGGTGAATTGCAGAGCATGGCTGAACGAAACCCCTACATGTCTCTCAAC ATCCAGGAGGGGCTCACCCCGAGCCATCTGAAGAAAGCAAAGCTCATGTTCTTCTACACCCGCTACCCCAGCTCCAATGTGCTGAAAACTTTCTTCCCTGATGTCaag TTCAACCGCTGCATCACCTCTCAGCTGATCAAGTGGTTCAGTAACTTCAGAGAGTTCTACTACATCCAGATGGAAAAGTTTGCCCGCCAGGCCATTGTTGACGGCATCAGCGAAGTCAAAGACATTACAGTTAGCAGGGACTCAGAGCTGTTCCGGGCACTGAACATGCACTACAACAAAGCCAATGACTTCCAC